Part of the Aquimarina sp. MAR_2010_214 genome is shown below.
TAAAATAACTAGAGTTGCAATGTTTTACTTTACTTGTTTGTATATTCTCAGATTCGACTCGTACTCCTACAACCATAGAGGTGTTTCCTACATGATTAACAGATGCTTTAAGAGTTACAAGCTCACCTACTTCAATAGGCTTTAAGAAATCTACCTTATCTACACTAGCAGTCACGCAATAAGTTTCAGAATGTTTGGAAGCACATGCAAAAGCAATTTGATCCATCAGAGACAAGATATAACCACCATGTATTTTTCCACTAAAATTAGAATGGGAGGGAAGCATAAGTTCTGAAATAACTACTCTGGATTCGGTATTGGTTTTATACTTTTTCATTCTAGTATTTATTTAGTTGATGCTATGTAGTTCAAAAACTACACTACTTATTTCTGAAGTGAGGAGAGTCTTCTTCGACGACATCGATCACAAAATACTTTGTGTCTCCAAGCCAGGAAACTTTACCAAAACGCTCCTTATATTTTAATTTTACATATCTGCCCTGAAATTTTTCAAGTTTCTTAATAATATCTTCTTTTTGACTTTCAACAGAAAAACTAAATATTTGTGCTCCAGAAATCCCCTGACTTATTTCACCTTCCCAGGTTTTGAATAGCACTCCTTTATTGCTGAATTTTATAAGTTCGCCACTCCGGGTTCCTTCACTGTAAGACGCATAATATATAAATACATACCATGCTGCAAAAAGAGTTAAGATAACAATGATGAGTATTGCGAGTGTTTTTTTCATATTTAGAAAGCGTTATATACTTTGGTCATAAACTCATCGATCTGATTGGGTTCGAGCCATCGAGTAACTACCACTAAGTTTTGTTTTTGGTCGATTACAATAAAATTACCGCCAAAACCTGCAGCGTAGTATAAATGTTCTGGTAACCCTTCCCAGTGATTTGCCCCTTTTTGGTTAAGCCACCACATAAAACCATAGTTGGGATTTGCTTGCGAAGGCTTGACAGCTTCTTCAATCCATTCTTTAGAAAGTAATTGTGTTCCGTTCCAGTTTCCATCATTAAGAAAAAGTAATCCAAATCGGGCGTGATCTAATGTATTAATGAATAACCCACCACCAGAGTGACCACCGCCACTTACAGATTGCATATTGATACCATCGATAGTAACCCAAGAGTTTTTATATCCATACCATCTCCAGGTAGTTGAAGCACCGATGGGGTTCATTATTTTTTCTTTTAATATTTGTGGTAGTGGTTTTCTCCAAACATTTAGTAATGAATATGCTAATACGTTAACACGAATATCGTTGTACTTAAAAACAGTTCCAGGTTCGTTTAATTTTCTATATTTCCAATCGTCAATACCGCCTTCTCTTGGAGGTCGATCTGCCCAGTCGTATCCTCCCCATAGTTGCCCAGACCAATCTGAAGATTGTGTGAGTAAGTGTCGCCAGGTAATTTTCTTGTTATGCTTTCCATCAAATGTATGATCCCATATAGTTTTATAAGTATGATCATCAACAGAATGTATTAATTTATGATCTACGGCTAATCCTGCCATAGTAGATAAATAACTTTTGGTCCCACTAAATGTCATATCTACTCTATTAACATCTCCCCACTTCGATATAATATATCCATCTTTAATGATAAGACCGGCAGGGCCTCCTCTTTTTTTAGTAGGTCCCAGGATTTTATGATATGGCTCATGCTTAAAACCTTTTACGATGGCTTCACGTAAATCTTTTGATCCTGAATATTCATGGTCTTGAGCAAATTGTATCGCTTCCTGAAGTTTTTGTGCATCTATTTTAAATTCGGTCGGACTTTTTTCTTGCCAGCTTCCCTGCTCAGGAAAATAAACCTGCTGTGCAGTAGTAATATGAAAAACATTTCCGAAAAGAAATAGAAAGAAATATATTTTTATAAGTATAGATTTCATGTGTTTACATCTTTTAATTATTTGTTCTAGTATTAGACAAGTATACTTTATTCTTTATTATTTTTCTTATTAGAATAAAAAAGCCAATTGCAAAAAGAATTGACCCTAGAATAGAAAAACCTTGTATGATATATAAATAAATTACATAAGAATCTACTCCTAATGTACTGATGTATACAGCACCTACCACATTCGAAATATTACATAATATTGAAATAATACTACCAATAGTTAATAATACCCCATCTATCTTTGATCCTACTTTAATTAGGTAATAGATGCATAGTATAACGATAACTAATTGTGGTATAGAAGTTAAAACACCCTGAAAAAGGTATTTAATAATCTCTGTAATGTCTAAGCCCATAGTTATTATTTATTCTGAAACCTTGTTTTTGATAATTTTCTGGATCATCATATAGAAACCAATTAAGAAAAGTATGGACCCAATGAATGAAATAGTACTTATTCCAGAGTTGATAATAAGGTATATGTCAAATCCCCATGAATCTACAAATATATAGATAAATTGATGCAAGATTGCTACTATCAAGATCAGGATATTGCCGATAAGTATAAGGACTCCTTCTTTTGTTGTCCCTTTTTTACTTATATAATAAATTGTAAGGATTATAAATGTCAGGATGGGTAGGATATAAAACAGCCCTCCAATAATCCTGTGTATGATTTCTGATAAATTTGAACTCGATACCATAAGTACTAATATATGTTTTTATAGATTATTCATTTTCTTCAGTTGCTCTTTTGATTATAGCTTCGGGTAATGATTTTTTGGCTTTAGCCCCCATTTTTTTGAGTTTTTCGACACTTGTAATCAAATTTCCTCTACCTTCTACCAGTTTATTCATTGCAGCAGAATAATCTTTTTTGGCATCATCTATTTTTTTGCCTACACCGGTAAGATCTTTTACCAATCCTTCAAATTTATCATATAAAGCTCCAGCCTGTCGTGCAATCTCGATTGCATTACGTTGTTGTTTTTCATTATTCCACATGGTGTCAATCGTACGTAGGGTTGCCAAAAGAGTAGAAGGAGTAACAATTACTATATTTTTCTCGAAAGCCTGATTGTATAATTTGCTATCCTGGTTAATTGCTATCGCGAAAGCAGGTTCTATAGGAACAAACATTAAAATAAAATCTGGTGATTCGATATCATACAGATCTTGATAGTTTTTTTCTGAAAGTTGATCTACATGGCGTTTTAATGACGTAATGTGTTCTTTGAGATGAGTAGTTTTTAGCTCTTCATCTTCTTCATTGACATAACGCTCGTATGCAGTAAGCGCTACTTTAGCGT
Proteins encoded:
- a CDS encoding acyl-CoA thioesterase, with protein sequence MKKYKTNTESRVVISELMLPSHSNFSGKIHGGYILSLMDQIAFACASKHSETYCVTASVDKVDFLKPIEVGELVTLKASVNHVGNTSMVVGVRVESENIQTSKVKHCNSSYFTMVAKNDKGKSVPIPGLILENKTAIRRFVRSIIRKEDAVTRHNRFKDSEFELKSHLEILNKYNVKINL
- a CDS encoding 6-phosphogluconate dehydrogenase, which codes for MKKTLAILIIVILTLFAAWYVFIYYASYSEGTRSGELIKFSNKGVLFKTWEGEISQGISGAQIFSFSVESQKEDIIKKLEKFQGRYVKLKYKERFGKVSWLGDTKYFVIDVVEEDSPHFRNK
- a CDS encoding serine hydrolase, coding for MKSILIKIYFFLFLFGNVFHITTAQQVYFPEQGSWQEKSPTEFKIDAQKLQEAIQFAQDHEYSGSKDLREAIVKGFKHEPYHKILGPTKKRGGPAGLIIKDGYIISKWGDVNRVDMTFSGTKSYLSTMAGLAVDHKLIHSVDDHTYKTIWDHTFDGKHNKKITWRHLLTQSSDWSGQLWGGYDWADRPPREGGIDDWKYRKLNEPGTVFKYNDIRVNVLAYSLLNVWRKPLPQILKEKIMNPIGASTTWRWYGYKNSWVTIDGINMQSVSGGGHSGGGLFINTLDHARFGLLFLNDGNWNGTQLLSKEWIEEAVKPSQANPNYGFMWWLNQKGANHWEGLPEHLYYAAGFGGNFIVIDQKQNLVVVTRWLEPNQIDEFMTKVYNAF